From the Bombus vancouverensis nearcticus chromosome 3, iyBomVanc1_principal, whole genome shotgun sequence genome, one window contains:
- the LOC117154300 gene encoding WD repeat-containing protein 46 codes for MEPIRKKYRGRVPLNKEKLAKHDKGGGIDLRATSTNIKNKVIRQKLKKKENTFNNAVKNTARTELLLTEDYGCLEADPGEVTVQYKQKQIADNVDITSAAKHFTLDLEFGPYCIRYTRNGRHLVLGGRRGHVAALDWVTKSLACEINVMESVYDVSWLHIETMFAVAQKEWVFIYDNQGIEIHCLKKLHRINKLEFLPYHFLLAAGSNDGYLSWLDVSIGKFVASFNSKLGKIAVMTQNPANAVLCVGDSKGVVSMWSPNSKDPLAKMLCHAQGISACAIHPYGTYMATSCPNRFIKIWDIRQLAGPVHNYRVRSPIYHLSYSQTGQIAMAMGNVVEVHQLSGDGMKPYLRHRTKSSVTSMQFCPYEDVLGVGTVKNVSSLLIPGSGEPNFDALECNPFQTKTQRREAEVKALLDKIQPELICLEPLAITEVDVSTLKDKVEAEKKLLYLKPKNIDFKPRRTKAKGKGGTAKVIKTKKILKELSRKETIDLLRQADMRPDIKKAGPQKDYGILNRFLPKPNRRTNK; via the exons ATGGAACCTATAA GAAAGAAATATCGTGGACGAGTACCacttaataaagaaaaattagcGAAACATGATAAAGGCGGAGGAATCGATTTAAGGGCGACATCaactaatataaaaaataaagtaataagacagaaattaaaaaaaaaagagaatactTTTAATAATGCAGTAAAGAATACTGCGCGCACTGAATTACTTTTGACAGAAGATTATGGTTGCTTAGAGGCTGATCCTGGGGAAGTAACAGTGCAGTATAAACAAAAGCAAATTGCAGACAATGTGGATATAACTTCTGCAGCTAAGCATTTTACATTAGATTTAGAGTTTGGCCCATATTGCATAAGATATACAAGAAATGGTAGACACTTAGTACTAGGTGGGAGGAGAGGCCATGTAGCGGCTTTAGATTGGGTCACAAAAAGTTTAGCCTGTGAAATAAATGTAATGGAATCGGTATATGATGTATCATGGCTTCATATAGAAACAATGTTTGCTGTGGCGCAAAAAGAATGGGTGTTTATATATGACAACCAAGGAATTGAAATCCATTGTTTGAAAAAATTGCACAGAattaataaattagaatttttacCTTATCATTTTTTGCTTGCCGCTGGATCTAATGACGGTTACTTGTCATGGTTGGATGTTTCTATAGGCAAATTTGTAGCATCTTTTAATAGCAAATTAGGAAAGATTGCA GTAATGACACAAAATCCTGCTAATGCTGTGCTTTGTGTGGGTGATTCAAAAGGAGTGGTTTCTATGTGGTCTCCAAACAGTAAGGATCCTTTGGCAAAAATGTTGTGCCATGCTCAAGGAATATCTGCCTGTGCAATTCATCCTTATGGAACTTACATGGCAACTAGTTGTCCGAacagatttataaaaatatgggACATCAGACAGTTAGCAGGTCCCGTGCATAATTATCGCGTACGCTCTCCTATTTACCATTTATCTTATAGTCAGACTGGCCAAATAGCAATGGCAATGGGAAATGTTGTTGAAGTTCATCA ATTGTCGGGTGATGGAATGAAACCCTATTTACGTCACAGAACCAAGTCGTCAGTGACAAGTATGCAATTTTGTCCATACGAAGACGTTTTAGGTGTTGGTACAGTGAAAAATGTATCTTCGCTTCTAATACCTGGAAGTGGAGAACCTAACTTTGATGCTCTTGAATGTAATCCATTCCAAACTAAAACTCAGAGACGTGAAGCTGAAGTAAAAGCACTATTGGACAAGATTCAACCAGAACTAATATGTTTGGAACCACTTGCTATAACAGAAGTAGATGTATCCACTCTTAAAGATAAAGTAGAAGCTGAAAAGAAACTCTTG tatCTCAAACCAAAGAATATAGATTTCAAACCTCGTAGAACGAAAGCTAAAGGAAAAGGAGGAACAGCTAAAGTGATTAAGACTAAGAAAATTCTAAAAGAATTGAGTCGAAAG GAAAC
- the Nup214 gene encoding nuclear pore complex protein Nup214, with the protein MKAASDPKDIQEFQFKQSNTSQILDAFTSIPTACSLLAADKRRGLLYAGQNNKIIILKPGEDSDPEWKIEFNVPLVVSKLTLNCDCTYLAVAHGPMVLIYDAEALTKNSLQLLHKVKISTLSGDILVYDLRWNPAVPRMLCTVASDYTIGSFKIKEKKKATTELDTFELKEKLNNEHINALCAAWSPKGKQIVVGCKNGSIVQLKPDLKIARIIPGPNPYIGEVISILWVSNYQFCAAYLGNEQGINVLVIDAPKGETNAVFTYYEDITYAITDSEGEGTIPRYYFDHVPEWGLIIAASSNSSEIAILGSTDKGVTWNQWQLVDSGRAELPLIHTTESYPVGLAIDKSPVRKLPWGADSTLPHPVPILHILATSGQLCSFHMVNLSPKCTSINSPPTEIIAIPPQTQSNISPEKSLIMNGAATSTPLVKQPENTLERSKPLSAGNILNKFIQKSSFTLPPTEKPQQEQKPEQISMGMKLEPTREIQPQEIAKPDIKLTSIRETIMQESVEPKPFVDDDAKDNHAYIEEHNLFEKELRKRLEPQTLEYDTEEERQKLVDTSIVIDQFLRELKETTNSLSSDIAYLKALLLQSFAWVEETKSKNAATNDFATRNCGDNNKMSDLQKLYYYTQTQLTQASKILDLEWSNHKSRETSRMKIPHLEFLYQNLILHSKIIQEEKSRMEHLKKRWKLITRNSSIFGLNHSLSNLTIASSKYSTILPRNTGIIEARCKAIASKTLSFTQEKQIKLREHLSASTPRIIRPVSSSNIQDRLEETLSSLTSPNTTSINIKNKVDQSVSKQNTITKQQNTYIDPLDSMASIVAGIGTSECTSESNNVSIQNKIQSKQPSFGITFPISGNKPVQAEKISSIPTTTGVPQSTKAKQDTIALNQMQLHVPAHTSSNLIKAFPKVDTTTFDTSVQKLEETAAQNPAIQSIWLHAIKTENNLFNGSSLKDALPPETSLEKIQTTPNTGVTLPMTTAVKTKAVSTFSFATPITIPAPIKSTTQSTFVVSQTTNAQTISFASKSSSNVITPFNLKMTSPATKSQTQDVLSLTGSFIGLQTSNQAPSISTNNSPSTDGKYNCKATFGRSDVNQILSPNESQISAQHNSVTIVEVPHTEATTSSLPTSAVQDLLASSATPLFNILNNTSNVSVFEEIANSTPTTSSMPLFGGFFTTSSTTANTTTTSATISPFQSTLSRPFEKGPIMLPTASSANAPTTTTSTTTTTTTAATTTTTTTATTTTATTTATTSTTTASTTTTTTTAITTTTVSTATPTNTTTNTSTPTNTIAAAAVAAAAAAAAAAATATTIITATTTTTTTTIITATTTATLPTLTFGTVATSTVAPVFGKPSLTMNSQFPSTPVVPPTDDTFGKPATATPLFKPFENAQSTFMFGKTTKVLTNVSIFSGTNTNSIFGGNTQVSSSGSIFGGNTSSINTFGTPQTFVFDNNAQKSDSIFGSTSNTGSTSFFGGATNNVTPALSSEGSPSVFGDTATNTSPMGVEQLVLGAQPNAFGQTPSFNAKPIFGSAPTFGAPKPVFGTGFATTAFGVNTSPPAFGNPPTMGGSPAPIDNNMPKVFGNVSGGSSTFETLASQSGGLSFSSLAQKTTDVPKSPVFTSGSSFSTWR; encoded by the exons atgAAAGCTGCGTCTGATCCAAAGGACATCCAG GAATTTCAATTTAAACAGTCAAACACTTCCCAAATTTTAGATGCATTCACATCCATACCAACTGCATGCAGTTTATTGGCTGCAGATAAAAGGAGAGGATTGTTGTATGCAggacaaaataataaaataattatattgaaaCCAGGAGAAGACAGTGACCCAGAAtggaaaatagaatttaatgtGCCTCTAGTTGTGTCTAAACTAACACTTAATTGTGATTGTACCTATCTAGCCGTGGCACATGGACCTATGGTTTTAATTTATGATGCAGAGGCACTTACAAAAAAT AGTTTACAATTACTACATAAAGTTAAAATTTCTACATTAAGCGGAGATATACTTGTGTATGATCTACGATGGAATCCGGCCGTACCAAGGATGTTGTGTACAGTAGCTAGCGACTATACAATTGGTagttttaaaataaaagaaaagaaaaaggctACAACCGAACTGGACACTttcgaattaaaagaaaaattgaacaaTGAACATATAAATGCCTTATGTGCAGCATGGAGCCCTAAAGGAAAACAAATTGTTGTGGGTTGTAAAAATGGTAGTATAGTACAACTTAAACCTGATTTAAAGATAGCAAGGATAATTCCTGGCCCCAATCCATACATTGGTGAAGTTATTAGTATTTTATGGGTTAGCAATTATCAATTTTGTGCTGCTTATTTGGGTAATGAACAGGGAATTAATGTTCTTGTAATTGATGCCCCTAAAGGCGAAACAAATGCTGTTTTTACTTATTATGAAGATATTACTTATGCAATAACAGATTCAGAAGGAGAAGGAACAATTCCTCGTTATTACTTTGATCATGTACCAGAATGGGGCTTAATTATTGCTGCTAGTAGCAATAGCAGTGAAATAGCTATATTAGGATCTACAGATAAAGGTGTTACTTGGAATCAGTGGCAATTGGTAGATAGTGGCAGAGCTGAATTACCATTGATTCACACCACAGAAAGCTATCCAGTAGGTTTAGCTATTGATAAATCTCCAGTTAGAAAATTACCATGGGGGGCAGATTCCACTTTGCCCCATCCAGTTCCTATACTTCATATTCTTGCAACATCTGGACAATTATGCAGCTTTCATATGGTGAATCTAAGTCCCAAATGTACTTCTATTAATTCTCCACCTACAGAAATTATTGCAATACCCCCGCAAACACAGTCAAACATTAGTCCTGAAAAATCTCTTATTATGAATGGTGCTGCAACTAGTACACCACTAGTTAAGCAACCAGAAAATACTCTCGAACGTTCAAAACCTCTTTCTGCAGGaaatattctgaataaatttatTCAGAAATCTAGTTTTACATTACCTCCAACTGAGAAACCACAGCAAGAGCAGAAACCTGAACAAATCAGTATGGGGATGAAATTGGAACCAACTAGAGAAATTCAACCTCAAGAAATTGCAAAACCGGATATTAAATTAACGTCAATTAGAGAAACAATTATGCAAGAGTCTGTGGAACCAAAACCATTTGTAGATGATGATGCTAAAGATAATCATGCATATATAGAAGAACATAATTTGTTTGAGAAAGAATTACGTAAAAGATTAGAACCACAAACGTTAGAGTATGATACAGAAGAAGAACGTCAAAAACTTGTAGACACATCTATTGTGATAGATCAGTTTTTACGGGAATTGAAAGAAACAACAAATAGTTTATCTAGCGACATAGCATATTTGAAAGCGCTATTATTACAATCATTTGCTTGGGTTGAAGAAACAAAATCAAAAAATGCAGCAACTAACGATTTTGCCACTAGAAATTGTGGAGATAACAATAAAATGTCTGATCTACAAaaactttattattacactCAAACGCAGTTAACTCAAGCTAGTAAAATTTTAGACTTAGAATGGTCAAATCATAAATCTCGAGAAACGTCACGAATGAAAATACCTCATTTAGAGTTTTTATATCAGAATCTTATATTACATAGTAAAATtatacaagaagaaaaaagcagAATGGAACATCTTAAAAAGCGATGGAAATTAATTACTCGTAATAGTAGTATTTTTGGATTAAATCATTCATTATCTAATTTAACTATCGCATCGTCAAAATATTCAACCATTCTTCCAAGAAATACAGGAATCATAGAAGCGCGATGCAAGGCAATTGCTTCTAAAACTTTGAGTTTTACTCAAgaaaaacaaattaaattaagaGAACATTTATCTGCTTCTACTCCAAGGATTATAAGACCTGTTAGTTCTTCAAATATTCAAGATCGTTTGGAAGAAACATTGTCCTCTTTAACCTCTCCAAATACTACCagcattaatataaaaaataaggtTGATCAATCTGTTTccaaacaaaatacaattactaAACAACAGAATACATATATTGATCCTTTAGATTCTATGGCTAGCATTGTAGCAGGAATTGGTACAAGCGAATGCACAAGCGAATCTAACAATGTATcaatacaaaacaaaatacaaagCAAGCAACCTAGCTTTGGCATTACTTTTCCTATATCTGGAAATAAACCTGTACAAGCAGAGAAAATATCTAGTATACCAACAACTACTGGAGTACCTCAAAGTACTAAAGCAAAACAAGATACTATTGCATTAAATCAGATGCAATTACATGTTCCTGCTCATACTTCGTCTAACTTAATAAAAGCTTTTCCTAAGGTTGATACTACTACGTTTGATACATCAGTGCAAAAGTTAGAAGAAACAGCAGCACAAAATCCAGCTATCCAATCAATTTGGTTGCATGctattaaaacagaaaataactTGTTTAATGGTAGTTCATTAAAAGATGCATTACCACCAGAGACTTCGTTAGAAAAGATACAAACTACTCCAAATACTGGAGTGACATTACCAATGACAACAGCAGTAAAAACCAAAGCAGTATCTACATTTAGTTTTGCTACTCCAATTACCATCCCTGCACCAATAAAGAGTACTACACAGAGTACATTTGTTGTATCACAAACAACGAATGCacaaacaatttcttttgcttCAAAATCATCATCAAACGTTATTACtccatttaatttaaaaatgacaTCACCAGCGACAAAATCTCAAACACAAGATGTATTAAGTTTAACAGGGTCATTTATAGGACTTCAGACATCTAATCAAGCACCTAGTATATCTACTAATAATAGTCCCAGTACCGATGGAAAATATAACTGCAAAGCTACGTTTGGAAGATCTGACGTTAATCAAATTCTCTCACCTAATGAAAGTCAAATTTCTGCACAACACAATTCTGTTACAATTGTAGAAGTACCTCATACTGAAGCAACAACTTCTAGCCTTCCAACAAGTGCTGTACAAGATTTACTTGCATCTTCTGCTACACCTTTGTTCAACATTCTGAACAATACATCGAATGTTTCTGTATTTGAAGAAATAGCAAATTCTACTCCAACTACTTCATCCATGCCACTATTTGGTGGTTTCTTCACAACATCAAGTACAACAGCAAATACGACAACAACTTCTGCTACCATCTCTCCTTTTCAAAGTACTTTATCAAGACCTTTCGAGAAAGGTCCCATTATGTTACCTACAGCAAGCTCCGCCAATGCtcctactactactactagtactactactactactactactgctgctactactactactactactactgctactactactactgctactactactgctactacttcTACTACTACTGCTAGTACAACTacaactactactactgctattACCACTACTACTGTTAGTACTGCTACTCCTACAaatactactacaaatactagTACTCCTACAAATACtattgctgctgctgctgttgctgctgctgctgctgctgctgctgctgctgctactgctACCACTATTAttacagcaacaacaacaacaactactactactattataactgctactactactgctacatTACCTACACTTACATTCGGAACTGTTGCAACAAGTACAGTTGCTCCAGTTTTTGGTAAACCTTCCCTTACAATGAACTCTCAGTTTCCAAGTACGCCAGTAGTTCCTCCAACAGATGATACGTTTGGAAAACCAGCTACTGCTACACCTCTTTTTAAGCCTTTTGAAAATGCTCAGAGCACATTTATGTTTGGCAAAACGACTAAAGTTTTAACGAACGTTTCGATCTTCAGCGGAACTAATACTAATTCGATCTTTGGTGGAAACACTCAAGTATCCTCATCAGGTTCTATTTTCGGAGGAAATACTTCCTCGATAAATACGTTCGGAACACCTCAAACGTTCGTCTTTGATAATAATGCCCAGAAATCTGACTCAATATTTGGTTCCACATCAAACACGGGCTCTACATCCTTTTTTGGTGGTGCAACAAACAATGTCACTCCAGCGTTATCTTCAGAAGGATCTCCATCTGTATTTGGCGATACCGCAACTAATACGTCGCCAATGGGTGTAGAACAGCTTGTATTAGGTGCACAACCTAATGCCTTTGGGCAAACACCTTCATTTAATGCTAAACCAATATTTGGATCAGCACCAACGTTTGGAGCACCAAAACCAGTCTTTGGCACCGGTTTTGCGACGACAGCATTTGGAGTCAATACTAGTCCTCCag CATTTGGAAATCCACCTACTATGGGAGGAAGTCCTGCTCCAATTGATAACAACATGCCAAAAGTGTTTGGAAATGTAAGTGGTGGTAGTAGCACATTTGAAACTCTAGCGAGTCAATCAGGTGGGCTTAGTTTCAGTAGCTTAGCACAAAAAACCACAGATGTACCAAAATCTCCAGTATTTACTAG CGGAAGCTCTTTTTCCACTTGGCGGTAG